A genomic segment from Canis lupus baileyi chromosome 13, mCanLup2.hap1, whole genome shotgun sequence encodes:
- the HECTD3 gene encoding E3 ubiquitin-protein ligase HECTD3 isoform X3, which yields MAGPGPGAALESPRQLLGRVRFLAEAAQSLRAGRPLPAALAFVPREVLYKLYKDPAGPSRVLLPVWEAEGLGLRVGAAGPAPGTGSGPLRAARDSIELRRGACVRTTGEELCNGHGLWVKLTKEQLAEHLGDCGLNEGWLLVCRPAEGGARLVPIDTPDHLQRQQQLFGVDYRPVLRWEQVVDLTYSHRLGSRPRPAEAYTEAVQRLLYVPPTWTYECDEDLIHFLYDHLGKEDENLGSVKQYVESIDVSSYTEEFNVSCLTDSNADTYWESDGSQCQHWVRLTMKKGTIVKKLLLTVDTTDDNFMPKRVVIYGGEGDNLKKLSDVSIDETLIGDVCVLEDMTVHLPVIEIRIVECRDDGIDVRLRGIKIKSSRQRELGLNADLFQPTSLVRYPRLEGTDPEVLYRRAVLLQRFIKILDSVLHHLVPAWDHTLGTFSEIKQVKQFLLLSRQRPGLVAQCLRDSESSKPSFMPRLYINRRLAMEHRACPLRDPACKNAVFTQVYEGLKPSDKYEKPLDYRWPMRYDQWWECKFIAEGIIDQGGGFRDSLADMSEELCPSSADTPVPLPFFVRTANQGNGTGEARDMYVPNPSCRDFAKYEWIGQLMGAALRGKEFLVLALPGFVWKQLSGEEVSWSKDFPAVDSVLVKLLEVMEGMDKETFEFKFGKELTFTTVLSDQQVVELIPGGAGIVVGYEDRSRFIQLVQKTRLEESKEQVAAMQAGLLKVVPQAVLDLLTWQELEKKVCGDPEVTVDALRKLTRFEDFEPSDTRVQYFWEALNNFTNVWPQISFSIQRIGAASCASSLAAAVCLHGSTSIPTNWVPSCARRSSAMRHTTAWPSTPT from the exons ATGGCTGGACCCGGCCCGGGCGCGGCTCTCGAGTCCCCGCGGCAGCTGCTGGGCCGCGTGCGCTTCCTGGCAGAGGCGGCGCAGAGCCTCCGCGCAGGACGGCCGCTGCCGGCGGCGCTGGCCTTCGTGCCACGCGAGGTGCTCTACAAGCTCTACAAGGACCCGGCGGGGCCGTCGCGCGTGCTGCTGCCGGTGTGGGAGGCGGAGGGCCTGGGGCTGCGTGTGGGAGCCGCGGGCCCGGCCCCCGGAACCGGCTCCGGGCCGCTCCGCGCCGCCCGCGACAGCATTGAGCTCCGGCGCGGCGCCTGCGTGCGTACTACCGGCGAGGAGCTGTGCAACGGCCACGGGCTGTGGGTGAAGCTGACCAAG GAGCAGCTGGCGGAACACCTGGGCGACTGCGGGCTGAACGAGGGCTGGCTGCTGGTGTGCCGCCCGGCGGAGGGCGGGGCCCGCCTCGTACCCATCGACACCCCAGACCACCtccagcggcagcagcagctCTTCGGCGTGGACTACCGACCGGTGCTCAG ATGGGAACAGGTGGTGGACCTGACATATTCTCACCGCCTTGGATCAAGGCCCCGGCCAGCCGAGGCGTACACGGAAGCTGTACAAAGATTACT CTATGTGCCCCCGACGTGGACCTACGAGTGCGACGAGGACCTGATCCACTTCTTGTACGACCACCTGGGCAAGGAGGATGAGAACCTGGGTAGCGTGAAGCAGTATGTGGAGAGCATAGACGTTTCCTCCTACACG GAGGAGTTCAACGTGTCGTGCCTGACAGACAGCAACGCAGACACCTACTGGGAGAGTGATGGGTCCCAGTGCCAGCACTGGGTACGGCTTACCATGAAAAAGGGCACCATTGTCAA GAAGCTGCTACTCACAGTGGATACTACAGATGACAACTTTATGCCTAAGCGGGTGGTGATCTATGGGGGCGAAGGGGACAACCTGAAGAAGCTGAGTGACGTGAGCATTGATGA gaccctgatcgGAGATGTTTGTGTCCTGGAGGACATGACCGTTCACCTCCCAGTCATCGAGATCCGCATTGTCGAGTGCCGAG ATGATGGGATTGACGTGCGTCTTCGAGGGATCAAGATCAAGTCATCCAGACAGCGGGAACTAGGGTTAAATGCAGACCTGTTCCAGCCAACCAGTCTGGTGCGATATCCCCGTCTGGAAGGCACTGACCCTGAAGTACTGTACCGCAGAGCTGTTCTCCTGCAGAG ATTCATAAAGATCCTAGACAGTGTCCTGCACCACCTGGTACCTGCCTGGGACCACACACTGGGCACCTTCAGTGAGATTAAG CAAGTGAAGCAGTTCCTGCTGCTGTCACGCCAAAGGCCAGGCCTGGTGGCCCAGTGCCTACGTGACTCAGAAAGCAGCAAGCCCAGCTTCATGCCACGCTTGTACATCAACCGGCGCCTCGCTATGGAGCATCGTGCGTGCCCCTTAAGGGACCCTGCCTGCAAGAACGCAGTCTTCACCCAG GTTTATGAAGGCCTCAAGCCCTCTGACAAGTATGAAAAGCCCTTGGACTATAG GTGGCCAATGCGCTATGACCagtggtgggagtgtaaattcaTTGCAGAAGGCATCATTGACCAAG GGGGTGGTTTTCGGGATAGCCTGGCAGACATGTCAGAAGAGCTGTGCCCTAGCTCAGCAGACacccctgtgcctctgcccttctTTGTGCGCACAGCTAACCAG GGCAATGGCACTGGTGAGGCCCGGGACATGTATGTGCCCAACCCCTCCTGCCGAGACTTTGCCAAATATGAGTGGATTGGACAGCTGATGGGGGCTGCCCTTCGGGGTAAGGAATTCCTG GTGCTGGCTCTGCCTGGTTTCGTGTGGAAGCAGCTCTCTGGTGAGGAGGTGAGCTGGAGCAAAGACTTCCCGGCCGTGGACTCTGTGCTG GTGAAGCTCTTGGAAGTGATGGAAGGAATGGACAAGGAGACATTTGAGTTCAAATTTGGGAAGGAGCTGACATTCACCACCGTACTAAGTGACCAGCAAGTAGTAGAGTTGATCCCTGGGGGTGCAGGCATCGTGGTGGGATATGAGGACCGTTCTCGTTTCATCCAACTGGTGCAGAAGACACGGCTAGAAGAGAGCAAGGAGCAG gtgGCAGCCATGCAGGCAGGTCTGCTAAAGGTGGTGCCACAGGCTGTGCTGGACTTGCTGACCTGGCAGGAATTGGAGAAGAAAGTGTGCGGAGACCCAGAGGTCACTGTGGATGCTCTGCGCAAGCTCA CCCGGTTTGAGGACTTCGAGCCATCTGACACTCGGGTGCAGTACTTCTGGGAAGCACTGAATAACTTCACCAACG TGTGGCCACAGATTTCCTTCTCCATCCAGAGGATCGGAGCCGCTTCCTGCGCTTCGTCACTGGCCGCAGCCGTCTGCCTGCACGGATCTACATCTATCCCGACAAACTGGG TGCCAAGCTGTGCGAGGAGAAGCTCCGCTATGCGGCATACAACTGCGTGGCCATCGACACCGACATGA
- the HECTD3 gene encoding E3 ubiquitin-protein ligase HECTD3 isoform X5, producing the protein MAGPGPGAALESPRQLLGRVRFLAEAAQSLRAGRPLPAALAFVPREVLYKLYKDPAGPSRVLLPVWEAEGLGLRVGAAGPAPGTGSGPLRAARDSIELRRGACVRTTGEELCNGHGLWVKLTKEQLAEHLGDCGLNEGWLLVCRPAEGGARLVPIDTPDHLQRQQQLFGVDYRPVLRWEQVVDLTYSHRLGSRPRPAEAYTEAVQRLLYVPPTWTYECDEDLIHFLYDHLGKEDENLGSVKQYVESIDVSSYTEEFNVSCLTDSNADTYWESDGSQCQHWVRLTMKKGTIVKKLLLTVDTTDDNFMPKRVVIYGGEGDNLKKLSDVSIDETLIGDVCVLEDMTVHLPVIEIRIVECRDDGIDVRLRGIKIKSSRQRELGLNADLFQPTSLVRYPRLEGTDPEVLYRRAVLLQRFIKILDSVLHHLVPAWDHTLGTFSEIKVYEGLKPSDKYEKPLDYRWPMRYDQWWECKFIAEGIIDQGGGFRDSLADMSEELCPSSADTPVPLPFFVRTANQGNGTGEARDMYVPNPSCRDFAKYEWIGQLMGAALRGKEFLVLALPGFVWKQLSGEEVSWSKDFPAVDSVLVKLLEVMEGMDKETFEFKFGKELTFTTVLSDQQVVELIPGGAGIVVGYEDRSRFIQLVQKTRLEESKEQVAAMQAGLLKVVPQAVLDLLTWQELEKKVCGDPEVTVDALRKLTRFEDFEPSDTRVQYFWEALNNFTNVWPQISFSIQRIGAASCASSLAAAVCLHGSTSIPTNWATKPQMRCLSLPLVPAHSSYRTMPVPSCARRSSAMRHTTAWPSTPT; encoded by the exons ATGGCTGGACCCGGCCCGGGCGCGGCTCTCGAGTCCCCGCGGCAGCTGCTGGGCCGCGTGCGCTTCCTGGCAGAGGCGGCGCAGAGCCTCCGCGCAGGACGGCCGCTGCCGGCGGCGCTGGCCTTCGTGCCACGCGAGGTGCTCTACAAGCTCTACAAGGACCCGGCGGGGCCGTCGCGCGTGCTGCTGCCGGTGTGGGAGGCGGAGGGCCTGGGGCTGCGTGTGGGAGCCGCGGGCCCGGCCCCCGGAACCGGCTCCGGGCCGCTCCGCGCCGCCCGCGACAGCATTGAGCTCCGGCGCGGCGCCTGCGTGCGTACTACCGGCGAGGAGCTGTGCAACGGCCACGGGCTGTGGGTGAAGCTGACCAAG GAGCAGCTGGCGGAACACCTGGGCGACTGCGGGCTGAACGAGGGCTGGCTGCTGGTGTGCCGCCCGGCGGAGGGCGGGGCCCGCCTCGTACCCATCGACACCCCAGACCACCtccagcggcagcagcagctCTTCGGCGTGGACTACCGACCGGTGCTCAG ATGGGAACAGGTGGTGGACCTGACATATTCTCACCGCCTTGGATCAAGGCCCCGGCCAGCCGAGGCGTACACGGAAGCTGTACAAAGATTACT CTATGTGCCCCCGACGTGGACCTACGAGTGCGACGAGGACCTGATCCACTTCTTGTACGACCACCTGGGCAAGGAGGATGAGAACCTGGGTAGCGTGAAGCAGTATGTGGAGAGCATAGACGTTTCCTCCTACACG GAGGAGTTCAACGTGTCGTGCCTGACAGACAGCAACGCAGACACCTACTGGGAGAGTGATGGGTCCCAGTGCCAGCACTGGGTACGGCTTACCATGAAAAAGGGCACCATTGTCAA GAAGCTGCTACTCACAGTGGATACTACAGATGACAACTTTATGCCTAAGCGGGTGGTGATCTATGGGGGCGAAGGGGACAACCTGAAGAAGCTGAGTGACGTGAGCATTGATGA gaccctgatcgGAGATGTTTGTGTCCTGGAGGACATGACCGTTCACCTCCCAGTCATCGAGATCCGCATTGTCGAGTGCCGAG ATGATGGGATTGACGTGCGTCTTCGAGGGATCAAGATCAAGTCATCCAGACAGCGGGAACTAGGGTTAAATGCAGACCTGTTCCAGCCAACCAGTCTGGTGCGATATCCCCGTCTGGAAGGCACTGACCCTGAAGTACTGTACCGCAGAGCTGTTCTCCTGCAGAG ATTCATAAAGATCCTAGACAGTGTCCTGCACCACCTGGTACCTGCCTGGGACCACACACTGGGCACCTTCAGTGAGATTAAG GTTTATGAAGGCCTCAAGCCCTCTGACAAGTATGAAAAGCCCTTGGACTATAG GTGGCCAATGCGCTATGACCagtggtgggagtgtaaattcaTTGCAGAAGGCATCATTGACCAAG GGGGTGGTTTTCGGGATAGCCTGGCAGACATGTCAGAAGAGCTGTGCCCTAGCTCAGCAGACacccctgtgcctctgcccttctTTGTGCGCACAGCTAACCAG GGCAATGGCACTGGTGAGGCCCGGGACATGTATGTGCCCAACCCCTCCTGCCGAGACTTTGCCAAATATGAGTGGATTGGACAGCTGATGGGGGCTGCCCTTCGGGGTAAGGAATTCCTG GTGCTGGCTCTGCCTGGTTTCGTGTGGAAGCAGCTCTCTGGTGAGGAGGTGAGCTGGAGCAAAGACTTCCCGGCCGTGGACTCTGTGCTG GTGAAGCTCTTGGAAGTGATGGAAGGAATGGACAAGGAGACATTTGAGTTCAAATTTGGGAAGGAGCTGACATTCACCACCGTACTAAGTGACCAGCAAGTAGTAGAGTTGATCCCTGGGGGTGCAGGCATCGTGGTGGGATATGAGGACCGTTCTCGTTTCATCCAACTGGTGCAGAAGACACGGCTAGAAGAGAGCAAGGAGCAG gtgGCAGCCATGCAGGCAGGTCTGCTAAAGGTGGTGCCACAGGCTGTGCTGGACTTGCTGACCTGGCAGGAATTGGAGAAGAAAGTGTGCGGAGACCCAGAGGTCACTGTGGATGCTCTGCGCAAGCTCA CCCGGTTTGAGGACTTCGAGCCATCTGACACTCGGGTGCAGTACTTCTGGGAAGCACTGAATAACTTCACCAACG TGTGGCCACAGATTTCCTTCTCCATCCAGAGGATCGGAGCCGCTTCCTGCGCTTCGTCACTGGCCGCAGCCGTCTGCCTGCACGGATCTACATCTATCCCGACAAACTGGG ctaCGAAACCACAGATGCGCTGCCTGAGTCTTCCACTTGTTCCAGCACACTCTTCCTACCGCACTATGCCAG TGCCAAGCTGTGCGAGGAGAAGCTCCGCTATGCGGCATACAACTGCGTGGCCATCGACACCGACATGA
- the HECTD3 gene encoding E3 ubiquitin-protein ligase HECTD3 isoform X1, producing MAGPGPGAALESPRQLLGRVRFLAEAAQSLRAGRPLPAALAFVPREVLYKLYKDPAGPSRVLLPVWEAEGLGLRVGAAGPAPGTGSGPLRAARDSIELRRGACVRTTGEELCNGHGLWVKLTKEQLAEHLGDCGLNEGWLLVCRPAEGGARLVPIDTPDHLQRQQQLFGVDYRPVLRWEQVVDLTYSHRLGSRPRPAEAYTEAVQRLLYVPPTWTYECDEDLIHFLYDHLGKEDENLGSVKQYVESIDVSSYTEEFNVSCLTDSNADTYWESDGSQCQHWVRLTMKKGTIVKKLLLTVDTTDDNFMPKRVVIYGGEGDNLKKLSDVSIDETLIGDVCVLEDMTVHLPVIEIRIVECRDDGIDVRLRGIKIKSSRQRELGLNADLFQPTSLVRYPRLEGTDPEVLYRRAVLLQRFIKILDSVLHHLVPAWDHTLGTFSEIKQVKQFLLLSRQRPGLVAQCLRDSESSKPSFMPRLYINRRLAMEHRACPLRDPACKNAVFTQVYEGLKPSDKYEKPLDYRWPMRYDQWWECKFIAEGIIDQGGGFRDSLADMSEELCPSSADTPVPLPFFVRTANQGNGTGEARDMYVPNPSCRDFAKYEWIGQLMGAALRGKEFLVLALPGFVWKQLSGEEVSWSKDFPAVDSVLVKLLEVMEGMDKETFEFKFGKELTFTTVLSDQQVVELIPGGAGIVVGYEDRSRFIQLVQKTRLEESKEQVAAMQAGLLKVVPQAVLDLLTWQELEKKVCGDPEVTVDALRKLTRFEDFEPSDTRVQYFWEALNNFTNVWPQISFSIQRIGAASCASSLAAAVCLHGSTSIPTNWATKPQMRCLSLPLVPAHSSYRTMPVPSCARRSSAMRHTTAWPSTPT from the exons ATGGCTGGACCCGGCCCGGGCGCGGCTCTCGAGTCCCCGCGGCAGCTGCTGGGCCGCGTGCGCTTCCTGGCAGAGGCGGCGCAGAGCCTCCGCGCAGGACGGCCGCTGCCGGCGGCGCTGGCCTTCGTGCCACGCGAGGTGCTCTACAAGCTCTACAAGGACCCGGCGGGGCCGTCGCGCGTGCTGCTGCCGGTGTGGGAGGCGGAGGGCCTGGGGCTGCGTGTGGGAGCCGCGGGCCCGGCCCCCGGAACCGGCTCCGGGCCGCTCCGCGCCGCCCGCGACAGCATTGAGCTCCGGCGCGGCGCCTGCGTGCGTACTACCGGCGAGGAGCTGTGCAACGGCCACGGGCTGTGGGTGAAGCTGACCAAG GAGCAGCTGGCGGAACACCTGGGCGACTGCGGGCTGAACGAGGGCTGGCTGCTGGTGTGCCGCCCGGCGGAGGGCGGGGCCCGCCTCGTACCCATCGACACCCCAGACCACCtccagcggcagcagcagctCTTCGGCGTGGACTACCGACCGGTGCTCAG ATGGGAACAGGTGGTGGACCTGACATATTCTCACCGCCTTGGATCAAGGCCCCGGCCAGCCGAGGCGTACACGGAAGCTGTACAAAGATTACT CTATGTGCCCCCGACGTGGACCTACGAGTGCGACGAGGACCTGATCCACTTCTTGTACGACCACCTGGGCAAGGAGGATGAGAACCTGGGTAGCGTGAAGCAGTATGTGGAGAGCATAGACGTTTCCTCCTACACG GAGGAGTTCAACGTGTCGTGCCTGACAGACAGCAACGCAGACACCTACTGGGAGAGTGATGGGTCCCAGTGCCAGCACTGGGTACGGCTTACCATGAAAAAGGGCACCATTGTCAA GAAGCTGCTACTCACAGTGGATACTACAGATGACAACTTTATGCCTAAGCGGGTGGTGATCTATGGGGGCGAAGGGGACAACCTGAAGAAGCTGAGTGACGTGAGCATTGATGA gaccctgatcgGAGATGTTTGTGTCCTGGAGGACATGACCGTTCACCTCCCAGTCATCGAGATCCGCATTGTCGAGTGCCGAG ATGATGGGATTGACGTGCGTCTTCGAGGGATCAAGATCAAGTCATCCAGACAGCGGGAACTAGGGTTAAATGCAGACCTGTTCCAGCCAACCAGTCTGGTGCGATATCCCCGTCTGGAAGGCACTGACCCTGAAGTACTGTACCGCAGAGCTGTTCTCCTGCAGAG ATTCATAAAGATCCTAGACAGTGTCCTGCACCACCTGGTACCTGCCTGGGACCACACACTGGGCACCTTCAGTGAGATTAAG CAAGTGAAGCAGTTCCTGCTGCTGTCACGCCAAAGGCCAGGCCTGGTGGCCCAGTGCCTACGTGACTCAGAAAGCAGCAAGCCCAGCTTCATGCCACGCTTGTACATCAACCGGCGCCTCGCTATGGAGCATCGTGCGTGCCCCTTAAGGGACCCTGCCTGCAAGAACGCAGTCTTCACCCAG GTTTATGAAGGCCTCAAGCCCTCTGACAAGTATGAAAAGCCCTTGGACTATAG GTGGCCAATGCGCTATGACCagtggtgggagtgtaaattcaTTGCAGAAGGCATCATTGACCAAG GGGGTGGTTTTCGGGATAGCCTGGCAGACATGTCAGAAGAGCTGTGCCCTAGCTCAGCAGACacccctgtgcctctgcccttctTTGTGCGCACAGCTAACCAG GGCAATGGCACTGGTGAGGCCCGGGACATGTATGTGCCCAACCCCTCCTGCCGAGACTTTGCCAAATATGAGTGGATTGGACAGCTGATGGGGGCTGCCCTTCGGGGTAAGGAATTCCTG GTGCTGGCTCTGCCTGGTTTCGTGTGGAAGCAGCTCTCTGGTGAGGAGGTGAGCTGGAGCAAAGACTTCCCGGCCGTGGACTCTGTGCTG GTGAAGCTCTTGGAAGTGATGGAAGGAATGGACAAGGAGACATTTGAGTTCAAATTTGGGAAGGAGCTGACATTCACCACCGTACTAAGTGACCAGCAAGTAGTAGAGTTGATCCCTGGGGGTGCAGGCATCGTGGTGGGATATGAGGACCGTTCTCGTTTCATCCAACTGGTGCAGAAGACACGGCTAGAAGAGAGCAAGGAGCAG gtgGCAGCCATGCAGGCAGGTCTGCTAAAGGTGGTGCCACAGGCTGTGCTGGACTTGCTGACCTGGCAGGAATTGGAGAAGAAAGTGTGCGGAGACCCAGAGGTCACTGTGGATGCTCTGCGCAAGCTCA CCCGGTTTGAGGACTTCGAGCCATCTGACACTCGGGTGCAGTACTTCTGGGAAGCACTGAATAACTTCACCAACG TGTGGCCACAGATTTCCTTCTCCATCCAGAGGATCGGAGCCGCTTCCTGCGCTTCGTCACTGGCCGCAGCCGTCTGCCTGCACGGATCTACATCTATCCCGACAAACTGGG ctaCGAAACCACAGATGCGCTGCCTGAGTCTTCCACTTGTTCCAGCACACTCTTCCTACCGCACTATGCCAG TGCCAAGCTGTGCGAGGAGAAGCTCCGCTATGCGGCATACAACTGCGTGGCCATCGACACCGACATGA
- the HECTD3 gene encoding E3 ubiquitin-protein ligase HECTD3 isoform X4, with translation MAGPGPGAALESPRQLLGRVRFLAEAAQSLRAGRPLPAALAFVPREVLYKLYKDPAGPSRVLLPVWEAEGLGLRVGAAGPAPGTGSGPLRAARDSIELRRGACVRTTGEELCNGHGLWVKLTKEQLAEHLGDCGLNEGWLLVCRPAEGGARLVPIDTPDHLQRQQQLFGVDYRPVLRWEQVVDLTYSHRLGSRPRPAEAYTEAVQRLLYVPPTWTYECDEDLIHFLYDHLGKEDENLGSVKQYVESIDVSSYTEEFNVSCLTDSNADTYWESDGSQCQHWVRLTMKKGTIVKKLLLTVDTTDDNFMPKRVVIYGGEGDNLKKLSDVSIDETLIGDVCVLEDMTVHLPVIEIRIVECRDDGIDVRLRGIKIKSSRQRELGLNADLFQPTSLVRYPRLEGTDPEVLYRRAVLLQRFIKILDSVLHHLVPAWDHTLGTFSEIKQVKQFLLLSRQRPGLVAQCLRDSESSKPSFMPRLYINRRLAMEHRACPLRDPACKNAVFTQVYEGLKPSDKYEKPLDYRWPMRYDQWWECKFIAEGIIDQGGGFRDSLADMSEELCPSSADTPVPLPFFVRTANQGNGTGEARDMYVPNPSCRDFAKYEWIGQLMGAALRGKEFLVLALPGFVWKQLSGEEVSWSKDFPAVDSVLVKLLEVMEGMDKETFEFKFGKELTFTTVLSDQQVVELIPGGAGIVVGYEDRSRFIQLVQKTRLEESKEQVAAMQAGLLKVVPQAVLDLLTWQELEKKVCGDPEVTVDALRKLTRFEDFEPSDTRVQYFWEALNNFTNEDRSRFLRFVTGRSRLPARIYIYPDKLGAKLCEEKLRYAAYNCVAIDTDMSPWEE, from the exons ATGGCTGGACCCGGCCCGGGCGCGGCTCTCGAGTCCCCGCGGCAGCTGCTGGGCCGCGTGCGCTTCCTGGCAGAGGCGGCGCAGAGCCTCCGCGCAGGACGGCCGCTGCCGGCGGCGCTGGCCTTCGTGCCACGCGAGGTGCTCTACAAGCTCTACAAGGACCCGGCGGGGCCGTCGCGCGTGCTGCTGCCGGTGTGGGAGGCGGAGGGCCTGGGGCTGCGTGTGGGAGCCGCGGGCCCGGCCCCCGGAACCGGCTCCGGGCCGCTCCGCGCCGCCCGCGACAGCATTGAGCTCCGGCGCGGCGCCTGCGTGCGTACTACCGGCGAGGAGCTGTGCAACGGCCACGGGCTGTGGGTGAAGCTGACCAAG GAGCAGCTGGCGGAACACCTGGGCGACTGCGGGCTGAACGAGGGCTGGCTGCTGGTGTGCCGCCCGGCGGAGGGCGGGGCCCGCCTCGTACCCATCGACACCCCAGACCACCtccagcggcagcagcagctCTTCGGCGTGGACTACCGACCGGTGCTCAG ATGGGAACAGGTGGTGGACCTGACATATTCTCACCGCCTTGGATCAAGGCCCCGGCCAGCCGAGGCGTACACGGAAGCTGTACAAAGATTACT CTATGTGCCCCCGACGTGGACCTACGAGTGCGACGAGGACCTGATCCACTTCTTGTACGACCACCTGGGCAAGGAGGATGAGAACCTGGGTAGCGTGAAGCAGTATGTGGAGAGCATAGACGTTTCCTCCTACACG GAGGAGTTCAACGTGTCGTGCCTGACAGACAGCAACGCAGACACCTACTGGGAGAGTGATGGGTCCCAGTGCCAGCACTGGGTACGGCTTACCATGAAAAAGGGCACCATTGTCAA GAAGCTGCTACTCACAGTGGATACTACAGATGACAACTTTATGCCTAAGCGGGTGGTGATCTATGGGGGCGAAGGGGACAACCTGAAGAAGCTGAGTGACGTGAGCATTGATGA gaccctgatcgGAGATGTTTGTGTCCTGGAGGACATGACCGTTCACCTCCCAGTCATCGAGATCCGCATTGTCGAGTGCCGAG ATGATGGGATTGACGTGCGTCTTCGAGGGATCAAGATCAAGTCATCCAGACAGCGGGAACTAGGGTTAAATGCAGACCTGTTCCAGCCAACCAGTCTGGTGCGATATCCCCGTCTGGAAGGCACTGACCCTGAAGTACTGTACCGCAGAGCTGTTCTCCTGCAGAG ATTCATAAAGATCCTAGACAGTGTCCTGCACCACCTGGTACCTGCCTGGGACCACACACTGGGCACCTTCAGTGAGATTAAG CAAGTGAAGCAGTTCCTGCTGCTGTCACGCCAAAGGCCAGGCCTGGTGGCCCAGTGCCTACGTGACTCAGAAAGCAGCAAGCCCAGCTTCATGCCACGCTTGTACATCAACCGGCGCCTCGCTATGGAGCATCGTGCGTGCCCCTTAAGGGACCCTGCCTGCAAGAACGCAGTCTTCACCCAG GTTTATGAAGGCCTCAAGCCCTCTGACAAGTATGAAAAGCCCTTGGACTATAG GTGGCCAATGCGCTATGACCagtggtgggagtgtaaattcaTTGCAGAAGGCATCATTGACCAAG GGGGTGGTTTTCGGGATAGCCTGGCAGACATGTCAGAAGAGCTGTGCCCTAGCTCAGCAGACacccctgtgcctctgcccttctTTGTGCGCACAGCTAACCAG GGCAATGGCACTGGTGAGGCCCGGGACATGTATGTGCCCAACCCCTCCTGCCGAGACTTTGCCAAATATGAGTGGATTGGACAGCTGATGGGGGCTGCCCTTCGGGGTAAGGAATTCCTG GTGCTGGCTCTGCCTGGTTTCGTGTGGAAGCAGCTCTCTGGTGAGGAGGTGAGCTGGAGCAAAGACTTCCCGGCCGTGGACTCTGTGCTG GTGAAGCTCTTGGAAGTGATGGAAGGAATGGACAAGGAGACATTTGAGTTCAAATTTGGGAAGGAGCTGACATTCACCACCGTACTAAGTGACCAGCAAGTAGTAGAGTTGATCCCTGGGGGTGCAGGCATCGTGGTGGGATATGAGGACCGTTCTCGTTTCATCCAACTGGTGCAGAAGACACGGCTAGAAGAGAGCAAGGAGCAG gtgGCAGCCATGCAGGCAGGTCTGCTAAAGGTGGTGCCACAGGCTGTGCTGGACTTGCTGACCTGGCAGGAATTGGAGAAGAAAGTGTGCGGAGACCCAGAGGTCACTGTGGATGCTCTGCGCAAGCTCA CCCGGTTTGAGGACTTCGAGCCATCTGACACTCGGGTGCAGTACTTCTGGGAAGCACTGAATAACTTCACCAACG AGGATCGGAGCCGCTTCCTGCGCTTCGTCACTGGCCGCAGCCGTCTGCCTGCACGGATCTACATCTATCCCGACAAACTGGG TGCCAAGCTGTGCGAGGAGAAGCTCCGCTATGCGGCATACAACTGCGTGGCCATCGACACCGACATGAGCCCTTGGGAAGAGTGA